The following are encoded in a window of Nocardioides houyundeii genomic DNA:
- a CDS encoding NfeD family protein, whose amino-acid sequence MEWFRDHAWETWLGIAVVLGVAEMFSLDLVLAMLAAGALVGMVAAALDLHVAVQVIAAAAASLAALTLARPSMVKRLHSGPELQLGHGKLVGKQALVTEEISGLTVGRIKLAGEIWTAQPYDDTATIPAGETVEVLEIRGATAVVYPVARLEP is encoded by the coding sequence ATGGAATGGTTCCGTGACCACGCGTGGGAGACCTGGCTGGGCATCGCCGTGGTCCTGGGCGTGGCCGAGATGTTCAGCCTGGACCTGGTGCTGGCCATGTTGGCAGCCGGCGCCCTGGTCGGCATGGTCGCGGCCGCGCTGGACCTCCACGTCGCCGTCCAGGTGATCGCCGCCGCCGCCGCCTCCCTGGCCGCGTTGACCTTGGCCCGGCCCTCCATGGTCAAGCGTCTGCACTCCGGCCCGGAGCTGCAGCTGGGCCACGGCAAGCTGGTCGGCAAGCAGGCACTCGTGACCGAGGAGATCTCGGGGCTCACGGTCGGACGGATCAAGCTGGCCGGTGAGATCTGGACCGCCCAGCCCTACGACGACACCGCCACCATCCCCGCGGGCGAGACGGTCGAGGTGCTGGAGATCCGCGGCGCCACCGCCGTCGTGTACCCCGTCGCGCGACTCGAGCCCTGA
- a CDS encoding Mur ligase family protein, whose amino-acid sequence MSSLVELRVLEGPNLYFPRAAIKLTLDVGAISDADEERALRFAARIGLRSARPGSAQSGFRQRFALRAVERLVRAVAAEAGTRKLAVRVRPTSDPRQVVVAFPWRRRERAQALGRAVAEVLDALPSSDIDHVVSTAAAQVAASVPGERPRTINPKIPVVAVTGTNGKTTTSRMIAHLARGAGQLVGWSNTDGVYIDGALIEAGDYSGPSGAGRILAHPEVELAVTETARGGILLKGIGLTHNDVSVVTNVTADHLGLQGIDTVDQLAEVKAVVPGITRKGGWAVLNGDDPRVFAMRTGLKARPWVFSRDPDAPSLRAVLDEGGRATTVIDGWVCTQEPGADPEPLVAVVDVPMTLAGLSRYNVENVLAAASAALAIGITREDVAQGLRTFRPDAEHNPGRMNFFSIDGFSVVMDLAHNEAGLEAMIEIMNGVRAPGSRLLLGLGAVGDRTDELIAMLGEIGARDSDVVAIGHKDRYLRDRTREDLDDLLREGAARVGVTELESWPTEVECLAALVAQARPGDVVGLMCHAERQECYDWIAAHGGTPDSPEALHAKVQAAA is encoded by the coding sequence ATGAGTTCACTGGTCGAGCTGAGGGTCCTGGAAGGACCCAATCTGTACTTCCCCCGTGCCGCGATCAAGCTCACCCTGGACGTCGGAGCCATCTCGGACGCCGACGAGGAGCGGGCGCTGCGCTTCGCCGCCCGCATCGGGCTCCGCAGCGCCCGGCCCGGCAGCGCGCAGTCGGGGTTCCGGCAACGGTTCGCGCTGCGCGCCGTGGAACGGCTGGTGCGCGCGGTGGCGGCCGAGGCCGGCACCCGCAAGCTGGCGGTGCGGGTCCGTCCCACCAGCGACCCCCGTCAGGTGGTGGTGGCCTTCCCGTGGCGTCGCCGGGAGCGTGCCCAGGCCCTGGGCCGAGCGGTGGCCGAGGTCCTCGACGCCCTGCCCAGCTCCGACATCGACCACGTGGTCAGTACGGCGGCCGCCCAGGTGGCAGCATCCGTGCCCGGTGAGCGGCCCCGCACCATCAACCCCAAGATCCCCGTGGTGGCCGTCACCGGGACCAACGGCAAGACCACGACGAGCCGGATGATCGCCCACCTCGCGCGCGGCGCGGGGCAGCTCGTCGGATGGTCCAACACCGACGGCGTCTACATCGACGGGGCGCTCATCGAGGCGGGGGACTACTCCGGTCCGAGCGGCGCCGGCCGGATCCTGGCGCACCCCGAGGTCGAGCTCGCGGTCACCGAGACCGCGCGTGGCGGCATCCTGCTCAAGGGCATCGGCCTGACCCACAACGACGTCTCGGTGGTCACCAACGTGACCGCCGACCACCTCGGGCTGCAAGGGATCGACACCGTGGACCAGCTCGCGGAGGTCAAGGCCGTGGTGCCGGGGATCACCCGCAAGGGCGGTTGGGCGGTCCTCAACGGCGACGACCCGCGAGTCTTCGCCATGCGAACGGGGCTGAAGGCACGGCCCTGGGTGTTCTCCCGGGACCCCGATGCCCCCTCGTTGCGGGCGGTGCTCGACGAGGGTGGCCGGGCCACCACCGTCATCGACGGCTGGGTGTGCACCCAGGAGCCGGGGGCGGATCCGGAGCCGCTGGTCGCGGTCGTGGACGTCCCGATGACGCTCGCGGGGCTCTCCCGGTACAACGTCGAGAACGTGCTGGCCGCAGCGTCGGCCGCGCTGGCGATCGGCATCACCCGCGAGGACGTGGCGCAGGGCCTGCGGACCTTCCGGCCCGACGCCGAGCACAACCCGGGCAGGATGAACTTCTTCAGCATCGACGGCTTCTCGGTCGTGATGGACCTGGCACACAACGAGGCCGGGCTCGAGGCGATGATCGAGATCATGAACGGCGTCCGGGCCCCGGGGTCCCGACTGCTGCTGGGCCTGGGTGCCGTGGGTGACCGCACCGACGAGCTCATCGCGATGCTGGGGGAGATCGGGGCGCGCGACAGCGACGTCGTGGCGATCGGCCACAAGGACCGCTACCTGCGCGACCGCACGCGCGAGGACCTCGACGACCTGTTGAGGGAGGGCGCCGCCCGCGTGGGCGTCACCGAGCTGGAGTCCTGGCCCACCGAGGTCGAGTGCCTGGCAGCGCTGGTCGCCCAGGCGCGGCCCGGTGACGTGGTCGGCCTGATGTGCCACGCCGAACGGCAGGAGTGCTACGACTGGATCGCCGCGCACGGCGGGACCCCGGACTCGCCCGAGGCGTTGCACGCGAAGGTCCAGGCGGCCGCCTGA
- a CDS encoding SixA phosphatase family protein → MQKDTRLLVVMRHAKAEAVGSSDLERALTERGREDAGEAGRWLAERGFVPDHALVSAAVRTRDTWQAVSAAAGWTVRPDLQEALYAAGPESAMDLIREFPAAARTALVLGHNPTVSYLAQLLSDGTGDPDVLARMAGGFPTASLTLFALDGGWDELELGTARVEGFHVGRP, encoded by the coding sequence GTGCAGAAGGACACCCGACTCCTCGTTGTGATGCGTCACGCCAAGGCGGAGGCGGTCGGTAGCAGTGACCTCGAGCGCGCCCTGACCGAGCGGGGACGCGAGGATGCGGGCGAGGCAGGGCGCTGGCTCGCCGAGCGCGGGTTCGTGCCCGACCACGCCCTGGTCTCCGCCGCGGTGCGGACCCGGGACACCTGGCAGGCGGTCAGCGCCGCGGCCGGTTGGACGGTACGGCCCGACCTGCAGGAGGCGCTCTACGCCGCCGGGCCGGAATCGGCCATGGACCTGATCAGGGAGTTCCCCGCGGCCGCACGGACGGCGCTCGTGCTCGGGCACAACCCGACGGTGTCCTACCTGGCCCAGCTGCTCTCAGACGGCACCGGTGACCCGGACGTGTTGGCCCGGATGGCCGGGGGATTCCCGACCGCGTCGCTGACCCTGTTCGCGCTGGACGGCGGCTGGGACGAGCTGGAGCTCGGGACGGCACGCGTGGAGGGGTTCCATGTCGGTCGACCCTGA
- a CDS encoding SPFH domain-containing protein, which translates to MEAFLVLLALLLIFVIVVMAKTLRIVPQARAGIVERFGKYKQSLPAGLNIVVPFIDRVRYLIDLREQVVSFPPQPVITEDNLVVSIDTVIYFQVTDPVAATYEIANYIQAIEQLTMTTLRNIVGGMDLEETLTSRDSINTGLRGVLDEATGRWGIRVNRVELKGIDPPPSIKDSMEKQMRADRDKRAAILTAEGQRQSAILTAEGSKQAAILSAEGDRESQILRAQADREAQILRAQGEGQAIQTVFQAIHDGRPDQSLLAYQYLQMMPKIAEGDANKVWIVPSEIGKALEGLGSTMTDMAGIPRDATPTKRVDMGPSEPQLPRSSAEMGQSSASKAVEEAIAEAKQVSQVPDGTGGDTPAP; encoded by the coding sequence GTGGAGGCATTCCTCGTCCTGCTGGCGCTGTTGTTGATCTTCGTCATCGTCGTGATGGCCAAGACGTTGCGCATCGTCCCGCAGGCCCGTGCCGGGATCGTCGAACGGTTCGGCAAGTACAAGCAGTCGCTCCCGGCCGGACTCAACATCGTGGTCCCGTTCATCGACCGGGTCCGCTACCTCATCGACCTCCGGGAGCAGGTGGTGAGCTTCCCGCCGCAGCCGGTGATCACCGAGGACAACCTCGTCGTCTCCATCGACACCGTCATCTACTTCCAGGTCACCGACCCGGTGGCGGCCACCTACGAGATCGCCAACTACATCCAGGCCATCGAGCAGCTGACCATGACCACGCTGCGCAACATCGTGGGTGGGATGGACCTGGAGGAGACGCTGACCAGCCGCGACTCGATCAACACCGGTCTGCGAGGGGTGCTGGACGAGGCGACCGGACGCTGGGGGATCCGGGTGAACCGGGTCGAGCTCAAGGGCATCGACCCGCCGCCCTCAATCAAGGACTCCATGGAGAAGCAGATGCGTGCCGACCGCGACAAGCGTGCGGCCATCCTGACCGCGGAGGGCCAGCGGCAGTCGGCCATCCTCACCGCCGAGGGCTCCAAGCAGGCCGCGATCCTCTCCGCCGAGGGCGACCGGGAGTCGCAGATCCTGCGAGCCCAGGCCGACCGGGAGGCGCAGATCCTGCGCGCCCAGGGTGAGGGCCAGGCCATCCAGACGGTCTTCCAGGCCATCCACGACGGCCGGCCCGACCAGTCGCTGCTGGCCTACCAGTACCTCCAGATGATGCCCAAGATCGCCGAGGGTGACGCCAACAAGGTGTGGATCGTCCCGTCCGAGATCGGCAAGGCCCTCGAGGGACTGGGCTCGACCATGACCGACATGGCCGGCATCCCGCGCGACGCCACCCCCACCAAGCGGGTGGACATGGGCCCCTCCGAGCCGCAGCTGCCGCGGTCCTCGGCCGAGATGGGCCAGTCCTCGGCCAGCAAGGCCGTCGAGGAGGCCATCGCCGAGGCGAAGCAGGTCTCGCAGGTGCCGGACGGCACCGGGGGGGACACGCCAGCCCCGTGA
- a CDS encoding ABC transporter ATP-binding protein: protein MSAVLEFADVTVRRGRTTLLQEVSWSVDDDERWVLLGPNGAGKTTLLQVAAAQIHPTSGVVGILDEVLGTVDVFELRPRIGLTSAAIADRIPRDELVRDVVVSASYGVVGRWRESYDELDHDRAAGLLAEVGAEHLAMRTFGTLSEGERKRVQIARALMTDPELLLLDEPAAGLDLGGREDLVSTLSSLAMDPDSPATVLVSHHVEEIPPGFTHALMLREGRVVAQGPLDRVVTEEALSETFGMPLSLTVADGRYAARRRPARRVL from the coding sequence ATGAGCGCCGTGCTGGAGTTCGCCGACGTCACCGTGCGCCGAGGCCGGACCACCTTGCTGCAGGAGGTGTCCTGGTCCGTCGACGACGACGAGCGCTGGGTGCTGCTGGGCCCGAACGGCGCCGGGAAGACCACCCTGCTGCAGGTTGCGGCCGCCCAGATCCATCCCACCTCAGGTGTGGTGGGGATCCTGGACGAGGTGCTGGGCACCGTGGACGTCTTCGAGCTGCGGCCGCGGATCGGGCTGACCAGCGCCGCGATCGCCGACCGGATTCCCCGCGACGAGCTGGTCCGCGACGTCGTGGTCTCCGCGTCGTACGGCGTGGTGGGCCGCTGGCGTGAGTCCTACGACGAGCTGGACCACGACCGGGCCGCCGGACTGCTCGCCGAGGTCGGCGCCGAGCACCTGGCGATGCGCACCTTCGGCACCCTCAGCGAGGGTGAGCGCAAGCGGGTCCAGATCGCCCGGGCCCTGATGACGGACCCGGAGCTGCTGCTGCTCGACGAGCCGGCCGCGGGTCTCGACCTGGGTGGCCGCGAGGACCTGGTCTCCACCCTCTCCAGCCTGGCCATGGATCCAGACTCCCCGGCAACGGTGCTGGTCTCCCACCACGTCGAGGAGATCCCGCCCGGGTTCACCCACGCCCTGATGCTCCGCGAGGGCAGGGTGGTGGCCCAGGGACCGCTGGACCGCGTGGTGACCGAGGAGGCGCTCTCGGAGACTTTCGGGATGCCGTTGTCTCTCACGGTCGCCGACGGGCGCTACGCGGCGCGGCGCCGACCGGCGCGTCGCGTGCTCTGA
- a CDS encoding cyanophycinase, translating into MPDHAAGPLMIIGGAEDKLRRRTILKEFVTRSGGAQARIVVIPVASSLGTEIVELYDAVFTKLGAGQVVAARPSSRDEAHDPDLVALLEDATGIFMTGGNQLKLSGIVSGTPFGDAIVAAHRRGAVVAGTSAGASIQSSHMVAFGVGGATPKQRMTQVAAGLGLVGSAVIDQHFEQRNRYGRLLMIVSQSPQLLGIGVDEDTCAVVDTVDGRQRLRVLGRGAVTILDPARMTTNAHEAARSTPLLSSGVMLHVLPEGAVFDLGDRRLVPQDPVLDEEEVQGLAEAEHDLRTMARDIAASDASPSTLRRRMARKRPVPGLAPGGLDTTPRSTTQDSSHATIHDTDHDTDHDTEGDAR; encoded by the coding sequence ATGCCAGATCACGCCGCAGGTCCCCTGATGATCATCGGCGGGGCGGAGGACAAGCTCCGCCGACGCACCATCCTCAAGGAGTTCGTGACCCGGTCCGGCGGTGCGCAGGCCAGGATCGTCGTCATCCCGGTCGCGTCCTCACTGGGTACCGAGATCGTCGAGCTGTACGACGCGGTGTTCACCAAGCTCGGCGCCGGCCAGGTGGTCGCGGCCCGTCCGAGCAGCCGGGACGAGGCCCATGACCCCGACCTGGTGGCGCTCCTGGAGGACGCCACGGGGATCTTCATGACCGGCGGGAACCAGCTGAAGCTGTCAGGCATCGTGTCCGGCACCCCGTTCGGGGACGCCATCGTCGCTGCGCATCGGCGCGGTGCCGTGGTCGCGGGGACCAGCGCCGGGGCCAGCATCCAGTCCTCACACATGGTCGCGTTCGGCGTCGGCGGCGCCACGCCCAAGCAGCGGATGACCCAGGTCGCCGCAGGGCTCGGCCTGGTCGGGTCCGCAGTGATCGACCAGCACTTCGAGCAGCGCAACCGCTACGGGCGGCTGCTGATGATCGTGTCCCAGTCCCCGCAGCTGCTCGGCATCGGCGTCGACGAGGACACGTGCGCCGTCGTCGACACCGTCGACGGCCGGCAGCGGCTGCGAGTGCTGGGCCGAGGCGCGGTGACCATCCTCGACCCGGCCCGGATGACCACGAACGCCCACGAGGCCGCGCGCTCGACCCCGTTGCTCAGCAGCGGGGTGATGCTGCACGTCCTCCCCGAGGGAGCGGTCTTCGACCTGGGCGATCGACGCCTGGTGCCGCAGGACCCCGTGCTCGACGAGGAGGAGGTCCAGGGGCTGGCCGAGGCCGAGCACGACCTGCGGACCATGGCTCGCGACATCGCTGCCTCAGACGCCTCGCCGAGTACTCTGCGACGCCGAATGGCACGCAAGCGTCCCGTCCCCGGGCTCGCCCCCGGCGGCCTGGACACCACGCCACGCAGCACCACCCAGGACAGCAGCCACGCCACCATCCACGACACCGACCACGACACCGACCACGACACCGAGGGAGACGCCCGATGA
- the cphA gene encoding cyanophycin synthetase yields the protein MSERPTPDLAILETRVYRGANVWSYERAIHLVVDLGVLEQFPTNTLHGFTEELLTMLPGLREHSCSRGRRGGFVERLTEGTWLGHVAEHVALALQQVVGHDIRRGKTRGVKGQTGVYNVIYAYVDEQVGLAAGKLAVRLVNHLVDADPEFDWAHELEQFILRAERTAFGPSTQAILDEAVSRDIPWIRLNQHSLVQLGQGVHAKRIRATMTSSTSAIAVDIASDKDLTTKLLAAAGLPVPKQESVRTADQAVRVAERIGYPVVVKPLDGNHGRGVCLDLRDEQAVRDAFEIALGQSRGGWVIVESLVLGKDYRCLIIDGRLAAIAERVPAHVVGDGRSSVEQLVDLTNADPRRGVGHEKVLTRIKIDAGAEEVLAAQGHCLTSVPEEGEMVKLALTGNMSTGGISIDRTFEAHPENIEIAEEAARMIGLDIAGIDFICPDITEPVRETGGAICEVNAAPGFRMHTHPTIGEPQFIAKPVVDMLFPAGTQSRIPIVAVTGTNGKTTTSRMISHIFKGMGRKVGMTSTDGVVIDERLLIKADASGPRSARMVLQNPRVDFAVFEVARGGILREGLGYERNDVAVVINVQPDHLGLRGIDTVEQLADVKAVLVEAVPRDGHAVLNADDPLVRAMKRKCSGEVVWFSMEEPGSEVREMIDSHCRRGGKALVLNPSERGEMIVVRHGRREMQLAWTHLLPATFSGRARMNVQNCLAAAAAAFAAGAPLHDIRQGLRTFSTSYYLSPGRLNEVEVNGVNVIVDYCHNAPGMRMLGDFVDRLGESMESSHDLARPSRIGIIATAGDRRDEDMRELGHVAAQHFDVLVVREDDSLRGRARGEVAGLVAEGVRTAMEEGARCKRIETVLDEISAVRRAMSHANRGDLVVVCVDQHGAVMSELENWSNTAHAGAGASEENPTADPDYTPPVTEAQGA from the coding sequence ATGAGCGAGCGACCGACGCCCGACCTGGCCATCCTCGAGACGCGGGTCTACCGCGGTGCCAACGTCTGGTCCTACGAGCGGGCCATCCACCTGGTGGTGGACCTCGGCGTGCTCGAGCAGTTCCCCACCAACACCCTGCACGGCTTCACCGAGGAGCTCCTCACCATGCTGCCGGGGCTGCGCGAGCACTCCTGCTCGCGCGGGCGCCGCGGCGGGTTCGTGGAGCGACTGACCGAGGGCACCTGGCTCGGCCACGTGGCCGAGCACGTCGCCCTGGCCCTCCAGCAGGTCGTGGGACACGACATCCGCCGCGGCAAGACACGCGGCGTCAAGGGGCAGACCGGTGTCTACAACGTCATCTACGCCTACGTCGACGAGCAGGTGGGTCTCGCGGCCGGCAAGCTCGCCGTACGCCTGGTCAACCACCTCGTGGACGCCGACCCCGAGTTCGACTGGGCACACGAGCTGGAGCAGTTCATCCTCCGTGCCGAGCGCACCGCCTTCGGTCCCTCGACCCAGGCGATCCTCGACGAGGCGGTCTCCCGCGACATCCCCTGGATCCGGCTCAACCAGCACTCCCTGGTCCAGCTCGGCCAGGGCGTCCACGCGAAGCGGATCCGCGCGACCATGACCTCGAGCACCTCCGCGATCGCCGTGGACATCGCCTCGGACAAGGACCTCACCACCAAGCTGCTGGCGGCCGCGGGACTCCCGGTGCCCAAGCAGGAGTCGGTGCGCACCGCCGACCAGGCGGTCCGGGTCGCGGAGCGCATCGGCTACCCGGTGGTCGTCAAGCCGCTGGACGGCAACCACGGTCGCGGCGTCTGCCTCGACCTGCGCGACGAGCAGGCAGTACGAGACGCCTTCGAGATCGCCCTGGGGCAGTCCCGCGGCGGCTGGGTCATCGTCGAGAGCCTGGTGCTGGGCAAGGACTACCGGTGCCTGATCATCGACGGCCGCCTCGCCGCCATCGCCGAGCGCGTCCCCGCCCACGTCGTCGGTGACGGCCGGTCCAGCGTGGAGCAGCTGGTGGACCTCACCAACGCGGACCCGCGCCGCGGCGTGGGCCACGAGAAGGTGCTGACCCGGATCAAGATCGACGCCGGTGCGGAGGAGGTGCTGGCCGCCCAGGGGCACTGCCTGACCTCGGTGCCCGAGGAGGGCGAGATGGTCAAGCTCGCCCTGACCGGCAACATGTCCACCGGTGGCATCTCGATCGACCGCACCTTCGAGGCCCACCCCGAGAACATCGAGATCGCGGAGGAAGCGGCCCGGATGATCGGGCTGGACATCGCCGGCATCGACTTCATCTGTCCCGACATCACCGAGCCGGTCCGCGAGACCGGCGGGGCGATCTGCGAGGTGAACGCCGCACCCGGGTTCCGCATGCACACCCACCCCACGATCGGGGAGCCCCAGTTCATCGCCAAGCCGGTGGTGGACATGCTCTTCCCGGCCGGGACGCAGAGCCGGATCCCGATCGTCGCGGTCACGGGCACCAACGGCAAGACGACCACCAGCCGCATGATCAGCCACATCTTCAAGGGCATGGGACGCAAGGTCGGGATGACCTCGACCGACGGCGTGGTGATCGACGAGCGCCTCCTCATCAAGGCCGACGCCTCCGGACCTCGCAGCGCCCGCATGGTGCTGCAGAACCCCCGCGTCGACTTCGCCGTCTTCGAGGTCGCTCGCGGCGGAATCCTGCGCGAGGGACTCGGCTACGAGCGCAACGACGTGGCCGTGGTCATCAACGTGCAGCCGGACCACCTCGGCCTGCGCGGCATCGACACCGTGGAGCAGCTGGCCGACGTCAAGGCGGTGCTGGTCGAGGCCGTCCCCCGCGACGGCCACGCCGTGCTCAACGCTGACGACCCGCTGGTGCGGGCCATGAAGCGCAAGTGCTCCGGGGAGGTCGTCTGGTTCTCCATGGAGGAGCCCGGCTCGGAGGTGCGCGAGATGATCGACTCGCACTGTCGCCGGGGCGGCAAGGCGCTGGTGCTGAACCCCTCCGAGCGTGGGGAGATGATCGTGGTGCGCCACGGGCGCCGCGAGATGCAGCTGGCCTGGACCCACCTGCTGCCGGCCACCTTCAGCGGCCGGGCGCGGATGAACGTGCAGAACTGCCTGGCCGCCGCGGCCGCCGCGTTCGCCGCGGGAGCCCCGCTGCACGACATCCGACAGGGGCTGCGCACCTTCTCCACCAGCTACTACCTGTCCCCTGGCCGGCTCAACGAGGTCGAGGTCAACGGCGTCAACGTCATCGTCGACTACTGCCACAACGCTCCCGGCATGCGGATGCTGGGCGACTTCGTCGACCGGCTCGGCGAGTCGATGGAGTCCTCCCACGACCTCGCCCGGCCTTCGCGCATCGGCATCATCGCCACCGCCGGGGACCGGCGCGACGAGGACATGCGCGAGCTCGGGCACGTGGCGGCCCAGCACTTCGACGTCCTCGTCGTCCGGGAGGACGACTCCCTGCGTGGCCGCGCGCGGGGCGAGGTCGCAGGCCTGGTGGCAGAGGGCGTGCGCACCGCGATGGAGGAGGGCGCCCGTTGCAAGCGCATCGAGACCGTGCTGGACGAGATCAGCGCGGTGAGGCGAGCGATGAGCCACGCGAACCGCGGCGACCTGGTGGTCGTGTGCGTGGACCAGCACGGCGCGGTGATGTCGGAGCTGGAGAACTGGTCCAACACCGCGCACGCCGGGGCTGGCGCCTCGGAGGAGAACCCGACCGCGGACCCGGACTACACCCCGCCGGTCACCGAGGCTCAGGGAGCCTGA
- a CDS encoding putative protein N(5)-glutamine methyltransferase — protein MSVDPDWLDRDAVTDRLRTAGCVFAEEEADLLLAQFTGPELELAVLDRMAGEPLEHILGWAEFAGLRIAVGPGVFVPRRRSVLLLEQALAHLPRHGVLVELCCGAGALAAAVAGGRADATVHASDIDERAVACARENLEPRGGQVHQGDMESGLPTALAGRVDVVVANAPYVPSGQIDLMPVDARDHEPLIALDGGPDGTRMQDRVVAAATRLLAPAGVVVVEASRTQAEATAARMLWRGFAAEIVTDDEVSGTCVVGRRSVR, from the coding sequence ATGTCGGTCGACCCTGACTGGCTCGATCGGGACGCAGTGACCGACCGGCTTCGGACGGCGGGCTGCGTCTTCGCGGAGGAGGAGGCCGATCTGCTGCTGGCGCAGTTCACCGGACCCGAGCTCGAGCTCGCGGTGCTCGACCGGATGGCGGGCGAGCCCCTCGAGCACATCCTGGGATGGGCGGAGTTCGCCGGGCTCCGGATCGCGGTGGGCCCGGGGGTCTTCGTGCCGCGCCGTCGCTCGGTCCTCCTGCTCGAGCAGGCCCTGGCGCACCTGCCCCGGCACGGCGTCCTGGTCGAGCTGTGCTGCGGCGCCGGCGCCCTGGCGGCCGCTGTCGCAGGGGGCCGCGCGGACGCGACCGTGCATGCCTCGGACATCGACGAGCGTGCGGTGGCCTGTGCTCGGGAGAACCTGGAGCCCCGCGGGGGTCAGGTCCACCAGGGTGACATGGAGTCGGGCCTGCCGACCGCCCTGGCGGGGAGGGTGGATGTCGTGGTCGCCAACGCCCCCTACGTGCCGTCGGGGCAGATCGACCTGATGCCGGTGGACGCCCGCGACCACGAGCCGCTGATCGCCCTGGACGGAGGACCCGACGGCACCCGGATGCAGGACCGGGTGGTGGCTGCGGCCACCCGGCTGCTCGCGCCTGCGGGGGTGGTGGTCGTCGAGGCCAGCCGCACCCAGGCAGAGGCCACGGCTGCTCGGATGCTGTGGCGCGGGTTCGCGGCCGAGATCGTCACGGACGACGAGGTCTCCGGAACCTGCGTCGTGGGCCGCAGATCGGTGCGCTGA
- the serB gene encoding phosphoserine phosphatase SerB: MDETDPKTLLITLTGKDRPGVTAAVFSRLAAAGVEVLDIEQIVLRGRLVLGVLVNAPRDWKRLRDAVTETASGLGMQVDVDRGVGDNKVRAVGRSHVTVIGSPLRAAAMAAIAGRIADCGANIDRIERMARYPVTAIDLHVSGVAPVELRRVLATEAAAQAVDIAVQPANLLRRGMRLIVMDVDSTLVQGEVIEMLAAHAGAEAEVARITEAAMRGELDFEQSLRHRVALLEGLPASALDEVYDALVLAPGARTMVRTLRRLGYRFALVSGGFSQITDRLAADLSIDFARANELEIIDGRLTGGIVGPVVDRAGKASALREFAAAVGVPQAAVIAIGDGANDLDMLDAAGLGIAYNAKPMVRDAADTAVNVPYLDAIVYLLGISREEVEAADAEVGIITPAPPL; encoded by the coding sequence ATGGACGAGACTGACCCCAAGACCCTGCTGATCACCCTCACCGGCAAGGACCGACCCGGGGTGACGGCCGCGGTCTTCTCCCGGCTCGCCGCGGCCGGCGTCGAGGTCCTCGACATCGAGCAGATCGTGCTGCGCGGCCGGCTGGTGCTGGGGGTCCTGGTCAACGCTCCCCGTGACTGGAAGCGGTTGCGCGACGCAGTCACCGAGACCGCGTCGGGGCTCGGCATGCAGGTCGACGTGGACCGGGGGGTGGGCGACAACAAGGTCCGCGCCGTCGGGCGCAGCCACGTCACGGTGATCGGATCGCCCTTGCGGGCCGCGGCCATGGCCGCCATCGCCGGCCGGATCGCCGACTGCGGCGCCAACATCGACCGGATCGAGCGGATGGCGCGCTACCCGGTCACCGCCATCGACCTGCACGTCTCCGGCGTCGCGCCGGTGGAGCTGCGCCGCGTGCTGGCCACCGAGGCCGCGGCACAGGCGGTGGACATCGCCGTCCAGCCGGCCAACCTGCTGCGGCGCGGCATGCGGCTCATCGTGATGGACGTCGACTCCACCCTGGTCCAGGGCGAGGTGATCGAGATGCTCGCCGCGCACGCAGGCGCGGAGGCGGAGGTCGCTCGGATCACCGAGGCCGCCATGCGCGGGGAGCTGGACTTCGAGCAGTCCCTGCGGCACCGGGTGGCGCTGCTCGAGGGTCTGCCGGCCAGCGCGCTGGACGAGGTGTACGACGCCCTGGTCCTGGCCCCGGGTGCGCGCACCATGGTCCGGACGCTGCGTCGCCTCGGGTACCGCTTCGCCCTCGTCTCGGGCGGGTTCAGCCAGATCACCGACCGTCTGGCGGCGGACCTGAGCATCGACTTCGCACGCGCCAACGAGCTGGAGATCATCGACGGCCGGCTCACCGGCGGCATCGTCGGGCCGGTCGTGGACCGCGCAGGCAAGGCGAGCGCCCTGCGCGAGTTCGCCGCCGCCGTGGGAGTGCCGCAGGCGGCCGTCATCGCGATCGGTGACGGCGCGAACGACCTCGACATGCTCGACGCCGCCGGGCTGGGCATCGCCTACAACGCCAAGCCGATGGTGCGCGACGCTGCGGACACTGCCGTCAACGTGCCCTACCTCGACGCGATCGTGTACCTGCTCGGCATCTCCCGTGAGGAGGTCGAGGCGGCGGACGCCGAGGTCGGCATCATCACTCCCGCTCCCCCGCTCTGA